One window from the genome of Acidobacteriota bacterium encodes:
- the nadB gene encoding L-aspartate oxidase → MTSEAPLMCDLVVLGSGIAGLRGAVEAARAGWRVIVVTKDLPRESNTEYAQGGIAVPLPDPEDRERHLADTLAAGDGLCDESAVRVLVEDGRDRVEELIAWGAEFDRKAGELHYTREAAHSRSRILHSHGDATGQELERVLTAAAGREENIRVLPFHTGIALILEEGRCRGVWILDESENRGRPVLGRAVLIATGGIGRLYQQSTNPAVATGDGMAMALRAGAVMANLEFVQFHPTALFLPGAPRFLLSESMRGEGAVLRNADGKRFAHKYHPEGELAPRDVVTRAIVSEIQAQKGRPVTLDLTHLPPDFVRKRFPTIHSTCLRYGLDITRRLIPVYPAAHYMMGGIETDREGRTSLPGCYAAGEAACTGVHGANRLASNSLLEGLVFGTRAARAALRDRPEAPEEREVPPLRLSGCADLEIVNALRKRCGAVMWEGVGIIRAARGLRAARLELEGIRRNLRDGCFHRRVLETANMALLGDAIAASAQYRCESRGGHYRQDHPERDDARWRRPSRLLLEGETFRFLEVTS, encoded by the coding sequence TTGACCTCCGAAGCCCCTCTCATGTGCGATCTCGTGGTCTTGGGCTCGGGCATCGCCGGGCTCCGAGGGGCGGTGGAAGCCGCCCGGGCGGGTTGGCGCGTCATCGTGGTCACGAAAGACCTTCCCAGGGAATCCAACACCGAATACGCCCAGGGCGGAATCGCCGTTCCCCTTCCCGATCCGGAGGATCGGGAGCGCCACCTCGCCGACACCCTGGCGGCGGGGGACGGCCTGTGCGATGAGTCGGCCGTCCGCGTCCTGGTGGAAGACGGGCGCGACCGGGTGGAGGAGCTCATTGCCTGGGGCGCCGAGTTTGACCGGAAGGCCGGGGAACTTCACTACACCCGCGAGGCGGCTCACAGCCGGAGCCGCATTCTCCACTCCCACGGCGACGCCACGGGCCAGGAACTGGAGCGGGTCCTGACGGCGGCGGCCGGGCGGGAAGAGAACATCCGCGTTCTCCCTTTTCACACGGGCATCGCGCTCATCCTCGAGGAGGGGAGGTGCCGGGGCGTGTGGATCCTGGACGAAAGCGAAAACCGCGGGCGGCCCGTACTCGGCCGGGCCGTCCTGATCGCGACGGGGGGCATCGGGCGTCTGTATCAGCAGTCCACGAACCCAGCCGTGGCGACGGGGGACGGCATGGCCATGGCCCTTCGAGCGGGGGCCGTCATGGCCAACCTGGAATTCGTCCAGTTCCACCCTACGGCCCTGTTCCTACCCGGCGCGCCGCGGTTTCTGCTTTCGGAAAGCATGCGGGGAGAAGGGGCGGTCCTGAGGAACGCGGACGGCAAGCGCTTCGCCCACAAGTACCACCCGGAGGGAGAACTGGCCCCACGGGACGTGGTCACGAGGGCCATCGTCTCCGAAATCCAGGCCCAAAAAGGGCGCCCCGTGACGCTCGACCTGACCCACCTGCCCCCGGATTTCGTCCGAAAGCGCTTTCCCACGATCCACTCCACCTGCCTCCGGTACGGATTGGACATCACCCGCCGCCTCATCCCCGTCTATCCCGCCGCCCACTACATGATGGGCGGGATCGAGACCGATCGGGAGGGGCGCACCTCCCTTCCCGGCTGCTACGCCGCAGGGGAGGCGGCCTGCACGGGTGTCCACGGTGCCAACCGTCTGGCCAGCAACTCCCTCCTGGAAGGGCTCGTCTTCGGGACCCGGGCGGCCCGCGCCGCCCTTCGGGACCGCCCCGAGGCCCCGGAGGAACGCGAGGTGCCGCCCCTGAGGCTGTCGGGGTGCGCCGACCTGGAAATCGTCAACGCTTTGAGGAAGCGGTGCGGGGCGGTCATGTGGGAAGGCGTGGGCATCATCCGCGCGGCCCGCGGCCTGAGGGCCGCCCGGCTGGAGCTTGAAGGCATCCGCAGAAACCTCCGGGACGGGTGCTTTCACCGCAGGGTCTTGGAAACCGCCAACATGGCCCTCTTGGGGGACGCCATCGCCGCCTCCGCCCAGTACCGGTGCGAGAGCCGCGGGGGCCACTACCGGCAGGACCACCCGGAGAGGGACGACGCCCGGTGGCGGCGTCCAAGCCGGCTCCTTCTCGAGGGGGAGACCTTCCGTTTCTTGGAGGTGACCTCGTGA